In Microbacterium enclense, the DNA window TGCTCGGAAAGGCTGAGAGCATCCGCCGCCTCGGTGCTCTCGTGCAGCACCTCGGCTGAGGCGTTTCTGCGACAAACACGATGTCGGCGGCGGGCTTCGCGACGCGCGCGGGACGGCGCCGGTTTGGCGGACGGCCCCGCGTCACGTAAGCTTGATCCTCGGCACGAGTTCCGGCTCAGCGCCTTGGGGTATGGTGTAATTGGCAACACGGCGGTTTCTGGTTCCGTTGTTCTTGGTTCGAGTCCAGGTACCCCAGCAAGACGAAAAGCCCCGGTCACCGCACGAAGCGCGGAGAACCGGGGCTTCTGCTTTCGCCTCTCGTCTGGCGTCCCTGGTCCGACGCTGGTAGGCAGGACGTATGTCCACGACTGTCTCGCCACCCCGGCGCCCGTCGCCGGGCGCGCGCCGGGCGCGCCGCGAGCGACTGACCACGTGGATCACGATGGGCGTCGTCCTCGTCGTCTGTGCGATCGCCGGGTTCGGGGCGTACGCGATGGCGAACTCGTGGTGGGTCGAGGAGGCCCCCGCTCCCGCGGCGGACCAGCAGCTTCCTGACGGCCAGTCGCGATTCGATCGCGCCGGCACGGATTTCTTCACCCGGCAGGGCGTGGCCGTCGTCGGTGTGGCGGCTCCCGCCGCCGCGAGCGACCTTGGTCTCCCCGCCGACGGCGACACCCCGGTCGAGACGCTGGTGCCGCTGACCCTCGAGGTGCGGGGCACCGCAAGCACCCTTTCGTTTCCGGGCGTCTCCTGGTTCGCCGTGTCGACCGAAGACGACAGGCTCACGGCGGTGACGGTGGTGCCCGCGTCGAGCACCACGTGGACCGCCATCCGCACGGATCTGGAGCAGCGGGCGGCCGCCTGGGGATGGTCGGCGAGCGACGTCGAGGATCTCGCGCGGAAGGTGGGTGAGGCGGGTCGCGCCGACGGCGTGGCGCAGACGCTGAGCCTGCCCCCGACCACCGTCGACGGGATGACGGTGAGCGCGGACGTGACCGTCGACGCCGAGGCGCGCATCTCGCTGCGGTACGTCTTCACCTCCTGACCCCCGGCTCTCGGAGCGCGCGCAGAATGGGCACATGGGACTTTTCGTGCAGCGTCCGGAAGAGCCGAGCGAGTGGGCGGGCCTCCCCGGCGAGCCGCGCCGACCCCAGAGTCGCGCGGAGGTGCTGCCCGAGGATGACGGTCTGGAGTCGTCTCCGGCCGGCCTTCTCGGAGCAGCAGAGGGCCGGCTTTCGTCGATCGCGATTCCGCTCGACGCGATGACGCCGGACGGGGTGCACCCGACGTCCACGTCCCTCGCGGAAGATCCTTCGCAAGACTGACGTCGCTCGACCGATCTGCGGCCGACGGGCGGGCGAGCGGTCCCGACGGTTCGGGCGCGCGGCACCTCTCGACTTAGGGTGAAGCAGTGCGCGTCCGTTCCCTTGCTGCTCTCCTCCTGCTGGTGGGTACCGCGCTCGCAGGGTGCGCATCGCCGCTGACGGCACCCACACCGACCCCGCGCCCGAGCGCGAGCATCACCTCCCCGACGCCCACCGCGACCACGGTCGGCTGTGGAGTTCCCGCGCCCGATCCGGTCGGGAAGACCACCCCGGGCACCCTTGCGGTCGACGGACAGGACCGCACGTTCGCCGTGCACGTCCCGGCCGACTACGACGCCGCGACGCCGACGCCGGTCATCCTCGCTTTCCACGGTCACGGAATGTCGCCGACCGCTCTCGAGGGGTTCAGCGACCTCGACGACAGCGGGGCACTGGTGGTCTACCCGAAAGCGGGAGGCGCGTCCCAGAAGGACGGATGGCAGGGGGCTCCGTACTCGTCCGGGCTCGACGACGTGGGGTTCGTCTCCGCGCTCATCGACGCGGTTTCGAGCCGGTACTGCGTCGACGCCGACCGGGTGTCGGCTGTCGGCATTTCCAACGGCGGCGGCTTCGTCGCGCTGCTGGCCTGCACTCTGCCCGACCGTATCGCCGCCTTCGCCGTCGTGGCGGGCGCCGTCTATCCCGCCTACAACCCGGGATGCCCCACCGCGCTTCCGGTACCGGTCATCGAGTTCCACGGCACGGCCGACCCGGTGACGGCGTTCGACGGCGCTGATCGCAACGGTACGCCGTTGGCATCCGTGTCGCGGTGGTTGACCCGCGAGGCGCAGAGGAACGGCTGTGCGCCCCAGCCGACCCGCACCAGACTCGGCTCGGACGTGGACCAGAGCACCTGGACCGGATGCCAAGGGCGCGGCGC includes these proteins:
- a CDS encoding PHB depolymerase family esterase, which translates into the protein MRVRSLAALLLLVGTALAGCASPLTAPTPTPRPSASITSPTPTATTVGCGVPAPDPVGKTTPGTLAVDGQDRTFAVHVPADYDAATPTPVILAFHGHGMSPTALEGFSDLDDSGALVVYPKAGGASQKDGWQGAPYSSGLDDVGFVSALIDAVSSRYCVDADRVSAVGISNGGGFVALLACTLPDRIAAFAVVAGAVYPAYNPGCPTALPVPVIEFHGTADPVTAFDGADRNGTPLASVSRWLTREAQRNGCAPQPTRTRLGSDVDQSTWTGCQGRGALIHYRINGGGHTWPGAVAQSGPGVTTQTISATDLILAFFADHPLT